A section of the Drosophila subobscura isolate 14011-0131.10 chromosome A, UCBerk_Dsub_1.0, whole genome shotgun sequence genome encodes:
- the LOC117902385 gene encoding ATP-binding cassette sub-family A member 3 isoform X3: MAKVTNWDKFVLLLWKNWTLQWSHKWQMVIELVLPAIFSLLLVLVRTLVDTEPMPDRYYKVQSLDNLDLLSASASSLNDFKFELYYSPYNPVLDRLVNETCSRLQLQAYHSSVDAATLQANLVAERAFAGIQFSDDWAGVSELPDDFDFALRFPSELRTATIAIANTWLTMRLFPSIDLTGPRNEADEDGGIPVGYLREGFLPLQHVLSMSYLRQKAEELAQNVTLPEVVMQRYPFPAYIFDPLLEGMSSIMSLIILLSFIYPCTYITKYITAEKEKQLKEVMKIMGLSNWLHWTAWFVKSFIMLTISAILIAILVKINWSEDVAVLTHANFSALLFFLIIYIIASICFCFMMATFFSKASTAAAVTGLIWFIAYIPFSFTINTYDDLSLGTKLGWSLISNTAMGFGIKLILGFEGTGEGLQWSNFFTPVSVDDTLTVGAVMLMMLASCFICMTICLYVEQIMPGSFGVPKPWNFPFTKEFWCGEREYMGVEDMPANGGLDEHRDPNAFEREPEGKHIGVQMRHLKKKFADKMVVKGLSMNMFEDEITVLLGHNGAGKTTTISMLTGMFPPTSGTAILNGSDIRTNIEGARMSLGICPQHNVLFDELSVANHIRFFSRMKGLRGKAVEHEVNKYLKMIELEDKANVASSKLSGGMKRKLSVCCALCGDTKVVLCDEPSSGMDPSARRQLWDLLQQEKIGRTLLLTTHFMDEADVLGDRIAIMCDGELKCHGTSFFLKKKYGSGYRLICVKRDNCETNEVTALLQKYVPGLQPECDIGAELSYQLPDSYSSKFEEMFGQLEEQSDELHLNGYGVGITSMEEVFMKVGAEKDGAGNLKAASEIMNGGTGYGKEDNHHQDNESIQSDGIFSENRRLLQGMKLLTNQWKAMLLKKILYTWRNKLLLLIQNIMPIFFVVVTILIIETQGTFLELKPITMSLTQYPLAVTVLERQSLDSGTQGDRIATQYAALAQSYGSNYELQETPAQTSFTNYILELGKTIQVRINARYLAAATVNETSIVAWLNNQPLHTAPLTVNLAHNAIAKALDPKIKISVTNAPLPYTTNTLLTQLSTGNNLGTQLASNLCFCMCFVSSIYILFMIKERESRAKLLQFVGGVKVWTFWLSQFICDFATYIFTALIVILTILCFQEAGLSSFGELGRYFLLLLLFGFSALPFIYIMSLFFREPATGFARVSIINIFCGMALFIVVVVMSSDFFDTKDTADALGWVFRIFPHFSLAMGLNKVYTNTATRNACEKVGLPPILLCEMIPKCCNMKPFFAWAEPGVGPETVYMASTGVVFFLIIIILEFRLVSELIYKIRKVATKAPPPPEEGYLDDDVAQERERIFNMSSTELAAKNLVLDRVTKYYGNFLAVNQVSLCVQEVECFGLLGVNGAGKTTTFKMMTGDERISSGAAYVQGLSLESDMNSIYKMIGYCPQFDALLDDLTGREVLRIFCLLRGVQEGRIKQLSEDLAKSFGFMKHMDKRTAAYSGGNKRKLSTAIAVIGSPSVVYLDEPTTGMDPAARRQLWNMVCRIRDSGKSIVLTSHSMEECEALCTRLAIMVNGEFKCIGSTQHLKNKFSKGLILKIKVRRNLEALRQLRHSSSFTAGTRNADEQTVPEQMAQQSINEVKEFVEREYPHSILQEEYQGILTFYIPLTGVKWSRIFGLMETNREDLNVEDYSVSQTTLEEIFLEFAKYQREDTRAQHQGHISKLRKLCKSLLDNEY, from the exons TGCGTCCGCCTCGAGTCTAAACGATTTCAAGTTTGAGCTGTACTACTCCCCGTACAATCCCGTGCTGGACAGGCTCGTCAATGAGACCTGCAgcaggctgcagctgcaggcctATCACTCCTCGGTGGATGCTGCCACACTGCAGGCGAATCTGGTGGCAGAGAGGGCCTTTGCGGGCATACAGTTCAGCGATGATTGGGCGGGGGTGTCCGAACTGCCGGATGACTTTGACTTCGCCCTGAGGTTCCCATCGGAGCTGCGCACCGCGACGATAGCGATAGCCAACACGTGGCTGACGATGCGCCTCTTTCCCAGCATTGATTTGACGGGGCCGAGGAATGAGGCCGACGAGGACGGTGGCATACCGGTGGGGTATCTGCGCGAGGGTTTCCTGCCCCTGCAGCATGTGCTGTCGATGAGCTACCTGCGACAGAAGGCCGAGGAGTTGGCGCAGAATGTCACGCTGCCGGAGGTGGTGATGCAGCGATATCCGTTTCCGGCCTACATCTTTGATCCCCTGCTGGAGGGCATGTCCTCGATAATGTCACTGATCATCCTGCTGAGCTTCATCTATCCGTGCACGTACATCACGAAG TACATCACCgccgagaaggagaagcagctcAAGGAGGTGATGAAGATCATGGGCCTCAGCAATTGGCTGCACTGGACCGCGTGGTTCGTCAAGTCTTTCATCATGCTGACCATCTCGGCGATCCTCATCGCCATACTCGTGAAGATCAACTGGAGCGAGGACGTTGCCGTCCTCACCCATGCCAACTTCAGCGCCCTGCTCTTCTTTCTGATCATCTACATCATCGCGAgcatctgcttctgcttcatgATGGCCACGTTCTTCTCGAAGGCCAGCACTGCGGCGGCCGTCACGGGACTGATCTGGTTCATTGCCTACATCCCGTTCTCCTTCACCATCAACACGTACGACGATCTCAGTCTGGGCACGAAGCTCGGCTGGAGCCTGATCTCCAACACGGCCATGGGCTTTGGCATCAAGCTGATACTCGGCTTCGAGGGCACGGGCGAGGGCCTCCAGTGGAGCAATTTCTTTACGCCCGTCTCCGTGGACGACACTCTGACGGTGGGCGCTgtgatgttgatgatgctggCCTCCTGCTTCATCTGCATGACCATCTGTCTGTATGTGGAGCAGATAATGCCGGGCAGCTTTGGTGTGCCGAAGCCGTGGAATTTCCCCTTCACCAAGGAGTTTTGGTGCGGCGAAAGGGAGTACATGGGCGTCGAGGATATGCCAGCCAATGGGGGGCTGGACGAGCATCGCGATCCGAATGCCTTCGAAAGGGAACCGGAGGGCAAGCACATTGGCGTACAGATGCGGCATCTGAAGAAGAAATTCGCCGACAAAATGGTCGTCAAGGGACTCTCGATGAACATGTTCGAGGACGAGATCACAGTCCTGCTCGGGCACAATGGCGCCGGCAAGACGACAACCATATCGATGCTCACGGGCATGTTTCCGCCGACCAGCGGCACGGCCATCCTCAATGGCAGCGACATTCGCACCAATATCGAGGGCGCACGCATGTCCCTCGGCATCTGTCCGCAGCACAATGTCCTGTTCGATGAGCTGAGCGTCGCGAATCACATTCGCTTCTTCAGCCGCATGAAGGGGCTGCGCGGCAAGGCCGTCGAGCACGAGGTGAACAAGTACCTGAAGATGATCGAGCTGGAGGACAAGGCGAACGTGGCCTCGTCGAAGCTATCCGGCGGCATGAAGCGCAAGCTCTCCGTCTGCTGTGCCCTGTGCGGCGACACCAAGGTGGTGCTCTGCGATGAGCCCAGCTCGGGCATGGATCCATCAGCGCGTCGACAGCTGtgggatctgctgcagcaggagaaaaTTGGCCGCACCCTGCTGCTGACGACCCACTTCATGGACGAGGCGGATGTGCTGGGCGATCGCATAGCCATCATGTGCGACGGCGAGCTCAAGTGTCACGGCACATCGTTCTTTTTGAAGAAGAAATATGGCTCTGGCTATCGATTG ATCTGCGTGAAGCGCGACAATTGCGAGACGAATGAGGTGAcggcgctgctgcagaagtACGTGCCTGGACTGCAGCCCGAGTGCGACATTGGAGCTGAGTTGTCGTACCAGCTGCCGGATAGCTACTCCTCGAAGTTCGAGGAGATGTTCggccagctggaggagcagtcGGATGAGCTGCATCTGAATGGCTATGGCGTGGGCATCACCTCCATGGAGGAGGTCTTCATGAAGGTCGGTGCCGAGAAGGACGGCGCTGGCAATCTGAAGGCTGCCAGCGAGATAATGAACGGCGGCACTGGCTACGGCAAGGAGGACAATCACCATCAGGACAACGAGTCCATACAGT CCGATGGCATCTTCTCCGAGAATCGTCGCCTGCTGCAGGGCATGAAGCTGCTCACGAACCAATGGAAGGCGATGCTCCTCAAGAAGATCCTGTACACGTGGCgcaacaagctgctgctgctcatccagAACATTATGCCCATTTTCTTTGTGGTTGTCACCATCCTGATCATCGAAACGCAGGGCACCTTCTTGGAGCTGAAGCCCATCACCATGTCCCTCACACAGTACCCGCTGGCCGTGACGGTGCTGGAGCGGCAGAGTCTGGACAGTGGCACGCAGGGCGATCGCATAGCCACACAATACGCCGCCTTGGCACAGTCCTATGGCTCGAACTACGAGCTGCAGGAGACGCCCGCACAGACCAGCTTCACGAACTACATCCTGGAGCTGGGCAAGACGATACAGGTGCGGATCAATGCGCGCTACCTGGCAGCGGCCACCGTCAACGAGACGTCCATTGTGGCCTGGCTGAACAATCAGCCACTGCATACGGCGCCGCTCACCGTCAATCTGGCGCACAATGCCATTGCGAAGGCGCTCGATCCCAAGATCAAGATATCCGTGACGAATGCACCGCTGCCGTACACCACAAACACGCTGCTCACACAGCTCTCGACGGGCAATAATCTGGGCACCCAATTGGCCTCCAATCTGTGCTTCTGCATGTGCTTCGTCAGCTCCATTTACATTCTGTTCATGATCAAGGAGCGCGAGTCGCGGGCCAAGCTCCTCCAGTTTGTGGGCGGCGTCAAGGTGTGGACCTTCTGGCTGTCGCAGTTCATCTGCGACTTTGCCACCTACATATTCACGGCCCTCATTGTGATCCTCACGATACTGTGCTTCCAAGAGGCGGGTCTCTCATCGTTCGGCGAGCTGGGCCGTtacttcctgctgctgctgctgtttggcttcTCGGCGCTGCCGTTTATCTACATCATGTCGCTGTTCTTCAGAGAGCCAGCCACCGGCTTTGCACGCGTCTCCATCATCAATATCTTCTGCGGCATGGCGCTGTTCATTGTCGTTGTGGTCATGTCATCGGACTTCTTCGATACCAAGGACACGGCCGATGCTCTCGGCTGGGTGTTCCGCATCTTTCCGCACTTTTCACTGGCCATGGGCCTCAACAAGGTGTACACCAATACGGCCACGAGGAATGCCTGCGAGAAGGTGGGCCTGCCACCCATTCTTCTCTGCGAAATGATACCCAAATGTTGCA ATATGAAGCCATTCTTTGCCTGGGCAGAGCCTGGCGTTGGACCCGAAACGGTCTACATGGCCTCAACGGGCGTTGTCTTTttcctcatcatcattatccTGGAATTCCGACTCGTCAGCGAGCTCATCTACAAGATACGCAAAGTGGCAAC CAaagcaccaccgccaccggaGGAGGGCTATCTGGACGATGATGTGGCCCAGGAGCGGGAGCGCATTTTCAATATGAGTTCCACCGAATTGGCGGCCAAGAATCTGGTGCTGGATCGTGTGACCAAATATTACGGCAACTTTTTGGCAGTCAATCAAGTGTCGCTCTGTGTGCAGGA AGTGGAATGCTTTGGGCTGTTGGGCGTGAATGGAGCGGGCAAGACGACCACCTTCAAGATGATGACTGGCGACGAGCGCATCAGCTCGGGTGCGGCCTACGTGCAGGGCCTGAGCCTGGAGTCGGATATGAACAGCATTTACAAGATGATCGGCTACTGTCCGCAGTTCGATGCCCTGCTGGACGATCTGACGGGGCGCGAGGTGCTGCGCATTTTCTGTCTGTTGCGCGGCGTCCAGGAGGGGCGCATCAAGCAGCTGTCCGAGGATCTGGCCAAGTCGTTTGGCTTCATGAAGCACATGGATAAGCGAACGGCCGCCTACAGTGGCGGCAACAAGCGCAAGCTGAGCACCGCCATAGCCGTCATCGGCAGCCCCTCGGTGGTGTATCTGGATGAGCCGACAACCGGCATGGATCCGGCGGCACGCCGCCAGCTGTGGAACATGGTCTGTCGCATCCGTGACTCGGGCAAATCGATTGTCCTCACCTCCCACAGCATGGAGGAGTGCGAGGCGTTGTGCACACGCCTGGCCATCATGGTCAATGGGGAGTTCAAGTGCATTGGCAGCACGCAGCATCTGAAGAATAAGTTCTCCAAGGGTCTCATACTGAAGATCAAGGTGCGGCGAAATCTGGAGGCACTGCGACAGTtgcggcacagcagcagcttcacaGCCGGCACCAGGAATGCCGACGAGCAGACGGTGCCCGAGCAGATGGCCCAGCAGAGCATCAACGAAGTGAAGGAGTTTGTGGAGCGTGAATATCCACATTCCATCTTGCA agagGAATATCAGGGCATTTTAACATTCTACATTCCATTGACGGGTGTGAAGTGGTCGCGCATATTTGGATTAATGGAGACGAATCGTGAGGACTTGAATGTCGAAGACTATTCGGTCAGTCAGACCACATTGGAGGAGATATTCCTTGAGTTTGCCAAGTACCAGCGCGAGGATACGCGTGCCCAACA CCAAGGTCACATCTCAAAGTTGAGAAAACTATGCAAATCCCTTCTAGATAATGAGTAttga